In Desulfitibacter sp. BRH_c19, a single window of DNA contains:
- a CDS encoding ABC transporter ATP-binding protein gives MANILEVKDLTKIYPGGILANYNINCSIKKGEIHALVGENGSGKTTLMKMLFGIEEITSGEIYYKGEKTAFKSSKDAIKLGIGMVHQHFMLVPSLTVAENLTLGIEKKKGIFTDIKGCIKAAEDISNKYNLKIDSHKRVRDVSVSMKQKLEILKALYRGAELLILDEPTAVLTPQETEELFEQLLSLKKLGHTIIFISHKLDEVKHLCDRLTVLKSGKCMGSYNVDELSREEISKLMIGRDVKLKFDKEDVKPTKNILEIKNLTYTDKFNIKKLDNLSFNLKNGEVLGIAGIEGNGQSEVVSIITGLINAEFGEVLFKNQDISKISIDKRRKLGISHVPEDRMMHGCAEGLTVSDNLISNVYKQFTNKVKLLDFNRINDYCLKLVKKYDIRCSSPKQTIKGLSGGNIQKAVVAREFSVDTEVIIINQPTRGVDVGAMEFINDKILNMRRLGRSILLVSANLTELIGLSDRIIVLNKGKVVGHIKDIKKVTEEELGLYMLGIKRDIEDQLKEA, from the coding sequence ATGGCAAATATTTTGGAGGTCAAGGACTTAACAAAAATATACCCTGGAGGGATACTGGCCAATTATAACATTAATTGTAGTATTAAAAAAGGCGAAATTCATGCATTAGTAGGAGAGAATGGATCAGGCAAAACCACTCTCATGAAGATGTTATTTGGAATTGAGGAGATAACAAGCGGTGAGATTTATTATAAAGGAGAAAAAACAGCGTTTAAATCATCAAAGGATGCAATAAAACTGGGCATCGGTATGGTACATCAGCACTTTATGCTGGTTCCATCTTTGACGGTGGCTGAAAATCTTACTCTAGGCATAGAAAAGAAAAAGGGAATTTTTACAGATATAAAGGGTTGTATAAAGGCTGCAGAGGATATATCCAATAAATATAATCTTAAAATAGATTCACATAAAAGAGTAAGAGATGTTAGCGTAAGTATGAAACAAAAGCTGGAAATCTTAAAAGCATTATATAGGGGAGCAGAGTTATTAATACTTGATGAACCAACAGCGGTACTAACTCCCCAGGAGACTGAAGAATTATTTGAACAACTTTTAAGCCTTAAAAAGTTGGGACATACCATCATATTCATTTCGCATAAACTGGATGAAGTCAAACATCTATGTGACAGATTAACAGTATTGAAATCAGGCAAATGCATGGGAAGTTACAATGTTGATGAATTAAGCCGGGAAGAAATATCAAAGCTTATGATAGGTAGGGATGTAAAACTTAAATTTGATAAAGAAGATGTAAAGCCGACTAAAAATATATTAGAGATTAAAAACTTGACCTATACAGATAAGTTCAATATCAAGAAACTTGACAATCTATCATTTAATCTTAAAAATGGTGAAGTTCTGGGAATAGCAGGGATAGAGGGTAATGGTCAAAGTGAGGTTGTATCTATTATAACAGGACTTATAAATGCAGAATTCGGTGAAGTTTTGTTTAAGAATCAAGACATATCTAAAATTAGTATAGATAAACGCAGAAAACTAGGTATTTCTCATGTCCCGGAAGATAGGATGATGCACGGCTGTGCTGAAGGTTTAACTGTAAGTGACAACCTGATATCCAATGTCTATAAACAGTTTACGAATAAAGTGAAATTACTTGATTTTAACAGGATAAATGATTACTGTCTGAAGTTGGTTAAAAAGTATGATATTAGATGTTCAAGTCCTAAACAAACTATTAAAGGGTTATCAGGAGGAAACATACAAAAAGCTGTAGTTGCCAGAGAGTTTTCTGTTGATACGGAAGTAATAATTATAAATCAGCCTACAAGGGGTGTAGATGTTGGAGCAATGGAATTTATAAATGATAAGATATTAAATATGCGGCGTCTAGGTAGATCTATCCTGCTGGTATCTGCTAATCTTACAGAATTAATAGGTTTAAGTGACAGGATAATAGTTCTTAATAAAGGTAAAGTTGTTGGCCATATAAAAGACATTAAAAAAGTAACTGAAGAGGAGCTGGGTCTTTATATGTTAGGAATTAAAAGGGATATAGAAGATCAGTTGAAGGAGGCTTAA
- a CDS encoding ABC transporter permease has product MLKSAWNKLDYYSLVRVTVAVLCAFALASCIIFIFSNTPVAAISKLLLGPLQSKRNFFVVIQTMIPLIFTGLAINIMFKSGLFNIAADGSFYIGAVIAAFIGIKIQLPNIIHQIVIIFVAALIGGLITSIPAIIREKTGAHEFVTSMMLNAVFFFMGIYVVNTYLLDKTAGYASVRFNETASLGNMINGTQIHYGFLIMIIVLIVIYVVIEKTKLGYEIKLVGSNKNFARYSGIKIGRTIIVSQLIGGIVAGIGGAVEMIGMYKRFTWNSPVTYVWDGILIYLLASSKPIFIPLAAFFISYIRVGADIMSRATHVDNSIVAIIQAVIILLVSAERFMYNLKKKKEEKQALLAQQSIEMTAN; this is encoded by the coding sequence ATGTTAAAGAGTGCTTGGAATAAACTGGATTACTATAGTTTAGTCAGGGTAACAGTTGCAGTATTATGTGCATTTGCGCTAGCATCTTGTATTATCTTTATCTTTAGTAATACACCAGTTGCTGCTATCTCAAAACTGCTTTTAGGGCCATTGCAATCCAAGAGAAATTTCTTTGTTGTGATACAGACAATGATTCCTCTAATATTCACAGGCCTTGCCATTAATATTATGTTTAAAAGCGGGCTGTTTAACATAGCTGCAGATGGCTCATTCTATATCGGTGCTGTGATAGCTGCATTCATTGGTATTAAAATTCAACTCCCCAACATTATTCATCAGATTGTGATAATTTTCGTCGCAGCTCTAATAGGTGGACTTATCACAAGTATACCTGCGATCATCAGGGAAAAGACAGGAGCTCATGAATTTGTTACATCAATGATGTTAAACGCTGTATTCTTTTTTATGGGTATATATGTGGTTAACACATATTTGCTTGATAAAACAGCAGGATACGCCTCTGTAAGGTTCAATGAAACTGCGTCTCTGGGTAATATGATAAATGGCACTCAAATTCATTATGGATTTTTGATAATGATAATAGTTCTAATAGTTATCTATGTAGTAATTGAAAAAACGAAGCTTGGGTATGAAATAAAACTTGTAGGGTCCAACAAAAATTTTGCAAGGTATTCGGGCATTAAAATTGGACGTACTATTATAGTTTCACAGCTAATTGGTGGTATTGTAGCCGGGATAGGCGGAGCAGTGGAAATGATTGGCATGTACAAAAGGTTTACCTGGAACAGTCCTGTGACATATGTATGGGATGGTATATTAATCTATTTACTGGCCTCATCCAAACCAATATTTATTCCTCTTGCGGCATTCTTTATATCCTATATAAGAGTTGGTGCAGATATAATGTCGAGAGCGACACATGTTGATAACAGTATAGTTGCTATCATACAAGCCGTGATAATACTCTTAGTATCAGCTGAAAGATTTATGTATAACTTAAAAAAGAAAAAGGAAGAAAAACAGGCATTATTGGCACAACAAAGCATAGAAATGACAGCTAATTAG
- a CDS encoding LacI family transcriptional regulator — MQLRIRDIAQKSGVSLSTVSRVLNNSGYVKTETKELVLKAVQELGFSHDFVSKKTKKQHKNKIIGVVIPDITNPFFGEVIKGINKVADNEELNFILCDTNENVDKEIRYLEMLKEHNIKGLIITPATDQNEFNRNYLVQLDNMGVPIVLLDRDIKYSHFDTVFLDNIKGAYQAVEALIEEGHEKIAIIAGPITSKPGRDRVSGYQKALGMNGIHEDEKYMFYGDFRLESGYNLTKEILNMNEPPSAIFVSNNMMTIGCIKALFEMNVRIPQDMAIVGFDDIYIFNVINLNISTVSRPTSLMGEEAMNILMERLNKKGGDNKTIKKVILPPCLILRGSEKYIKK, encoded by the coding sequence ATACAATTGAGAATTAGAGATATTGCACAAAAATCTGGTGTTTCACTATCAACTGTATCTAGAGTATTGAATAATTCCGGATATGTCAAAACAGAAACAAAGGAATTGGTTCTCAAAGCAGTACAAGAATTAGGTTTTTCGCATGATTTTGTATCTAAAAAGACAAAGAAACAACATAAAAATAAAATAATTGGTGTAGTTATACCTGATATTACAAATCCGTTTTTTGGAGAAGTTATCAAGGGGATAAATAAAGTTGCCGACAACGAAGAGTTAAATTTCATACTATGTGATACTAATGAAAATGTAGATAAAGAAATAAGATATCTTGAGATGCTTAAGGAACATAATATAAAGGGGCTTATAATAACACCTGCAACAGATCAGAATGAATTTAACCGAAATTATCTTGTACAGTTGGATAATATGGGTGTGCCTATAGTTCTGTTGGATAGGGATATAAAATACTCACATTTTGATACAGTTTTTTTGGATAACATTAAGGGTGCTTATCAAGCAGTTGAAGCCTTAATAGAAGAAGGGCATGAAAAAATAGCAATTATTGCAGGCCCAATAACTTCTAAGCCTGGACGAGATAGGGTAAGCGGATATCAAAAGGCATTAGGGATGAATGGCATACATGAAGATGAAAAATATATGTTCTATGGAGATTTCAGGCTTGAAAGCGGATATAATCTGACGAAAGAAATACTGAATATGAATGAACCACCTTCTGCAATCTTTGTTTCGAATAATATGATGACTATAGGGTGTATAAAGGCTTTATTCGAAATGAATGTAAGAATACCACAAGATATGGCTATAGTTGGATTTGATGATATATATATATTTAATGTAATAAATCTCAATATAAGCACGGTATCAAGGCCTACTTCCTTAATGGGAGAAGAGGCTATGAATATTTTAATGGAAAGACTCAATAAAAAGGGGGGTGATAATAAAACAATTAAAAAGGTAATTTTGCCACCATGCTTGATTCTAAGAGGCTCAGAAAAATATATCAAGAAATAG
- a CDS encoding glycolate oxidase subunit GlcD, producing the protein MNPQIIKELKGIVGSDNVLDTLEERTTYSYDVTFKSYLPEVVVLPMQTEQVAEILKLANRELIPVYPRGAATGLSGGSLPVLGGIALSLVKMNRVLEIDCNNMVAVVEAGVTTGNIHLEVEKLGLFYPPDPASSSTCTIGGNIAECAGGPRGLKYGVTKDYVLGLELVTPTGEIIATGGKTLKNVTGYDLTRLMIGSEGTLGVITKAFLRLIPKPKAVKTLLVVFDDLNKAGEAIVTIPRLGVTPATLEIMDSLTIACAEKYAPSGLPLDADAVLLIEVDGNQSVIDEEAKIIADICANLKARRVVIANSEEERQKLWKARKSLSSAIVKIKPTKISEDATVPRAQVPEMIKCLQEIRQKYKLNLFIYGHAGDGNLHPNIIADQRDSEEMERVEKAIEEIFKVALSLGGTLSGEHGIGNMKSSFIIQQIGKDSLEYMKKIKDSLDPNGILNPGKIFPVEGP; encoded by the coding sequence TTGAATCCACAAATAATTAAGGAACTAAAAGGCATTGTAGGATCAGATAATGTACTTGATACTTTAGAAGAAAGAACTACTTACAGCTATGACGTAACATTTAAATCCTACTTACCTGAAGTTGTAGTACTACCAATGCAAACTGAACAAGTCGCAGAAATATTAAAGTTAGCTAACCGTGAGCTAATACCAGTTTACCCTAGAGGTGCTGCTACAGGACTTAGTGGAGGCTCCCTCCCGGTTTTAGGTGGAATAGCTTTGTCATTAGTTAAAATGAATAGGGTTTTAGAAATTGATTGTAACAACATGGTAGCAGTAGTGGAGGCGGGAGTAACTACTGGAAATATTCATTTAGAAGTAGAAAAGTTAGGGCTTTTCTATCCTCCCGACCCAGCTAGTTCATCAACATGCACAATAGGAGGAAATATCGCTGAATGTGCTGGTGGCCCAAGAGGGCTTAAATATGGTGTCACAAAAGATTATGTGCTAGGGCTTGAGCTGGTTACTCCAACGGGGGAAATAATAGCTACCGGTGGCAAAACTTTAAAAAATGTAACGGGATATGACTTAACGCGCCTGATGATTGGTTCAGAAGGTACACTTGGTGTGATTACAAAAGCATTCTTGCGTCTCATTCCTAAGCCAAAGGCTGTAAAGACTTTACTTGTTGTGTTTGATGACCTTAATAAAGCGGGAGAAGCGATAGTGACAATTCCCAGATTAGGAGTAACGCCAGCGACCCTAGAGATTATGGATTCACTAACAATTGCTTGTGCGGAAAAATATGCTCCAAGTGGATTACCTTTAGATGCAGACGCTGTATTATTAATAGAAGTTGATGGTAATCAATCGGTTATAGATGAAGAAGCAAAGATCATTGCCGATATTTGTGCAAACCTGAAAGCTAGAAGGGTTGTAATTGCTAACTCGGAGGAAGAGAGACAAAAGCTTTGGAAGGCTAGAAAAAGTCTTTCTTCTGCAATAGTAAAAATTAAGCCCACAAAAATCTCAGAAGATGCAACCGTTCCACGTGCTCAAGTACCGGAAATGATCAAGTGTTTACAAGAAATTAGGCAGAAGTATAAATTAAATCTATTTATCTATGGTCACGCGGGTGATGGAAATCTACATCCGAATATTATTGCCGATCAAAGAGATTCTGAAGAAATGGAACGAGTGGAAAAGGCCATAGAAGAAATATTTAAGGTAGCCCTTAGCTTAGGAGGAACACTAAGTGGTGAACATGGAATTGGTAACATGAAATCCTCATTCATAATACAACAAATTGGTAAGGATAGTTTGGAGTATATGAAAAAGATTAAAGACAGCCTTGATCCGAATGGAATATTAAATCCAGGCAAGATTTTTCCAGTAGAGGGACCATGA
- a CDS encoding tellurium resistance protein TerC, whose amino-acid sequence MEFNLLWISFGIFVVVALYLDLFVLNKKSHIIGYKEGLFWTIAWTILAFAFNGLIYVFMGTERGTEFLTGYLIERALSFDNMFVFILIFSYFKVPQIYQPRVLKWGIIGALIMRLIIIFIGAELLNTFHWMIYIFGALLLFTGIKMLKNNEDAPPVELDNNLLVCGLKKCMHVTKTFCSDQFLTKENGKLCATPLLLVLVLIESADLVFAVDSIPAVLAVTRDPFIVFSSNVFAIFGLRAMYFLLADLMNLFAYLKYGLSFILVFVGIKMLVSEFYHIPVLYSLGLIVGVLAISMMFSVYFKKEPSENKA is encoded by the coding sequence GTGGAATTTAATCTTCTGTGGATTAGCTTTGGTATATTTGTTGTTGTGGCGCTATATCTTGATTTGTTTGTACTTAATAAAAAATCTCATATTATAGGCTATAAGGAGGGTTTGTTTTGGACCATTGCTTGGACAATCCTAGCCTTTGCCTTTAATGGTCTGATATATGTATTCATGGGAACCGAAAGGGGGACGGAATTTCTTACAGGCTATTTGATAGAACGGGCGTTAAGTTTCGATAATATGTTTGTATTTATTTTGATTTTTTCTTATTTTAAAGTTCCTCAAATATATCAACCAAGAGTTCTCAAATGGGGTATTATTGGGGCTCTAATCATGCGGCTTATTATTATCTTCATTGGAGCAGAACTATTAAATACTTTTCATTGGATGATTTATATCTTCGGAGCATTACTTCTATTTACAGGTATAAAAATGCTTAAAAATAATGAGGATGCTCCTCCAGTAGAGCTGGACAATAACTTGCTGGTATGTGGCCTGAAAAAGTGTATGCATGTTACAAAAACTTTCTGTAGTGATCAATTTCTTACAAAGGAAAACGGAAAGTTATGTGCCACACCATTATTGCTTGTTCTGGTATTAATTGAAAGTGCTGACCTGGTTTTTGCGGTGGATTCTATTCCCGCTGTCTTAGCCGTTACCAGAGATCCTTTTATTGTATTTTCTTCGAATGTTTTTGCTATCTTTGGTCTACGGGCAATGTATTTTTTGTTGGCTGACTTGATGAATCTTTTCGCATATTTGAAATATGGGTTATCCTTTATTCTGGTTTTTGTTGGAATAAAAATGCTTGTCTCTGAATTTTACCATATTCCTGTACTTTACTCCCTCGGGTTAATCGTTGGGGTTCTTGCCATTTCCATGATGTTCTCAGTATACTTCAAGAAAGAGCCTTCTGAGAATAAAGCATAA
- a CDS encoding purine-nucleoside phosphorylase, translating to MDFRTPTPHNNANLGDVAETVLMPGDPLRAKFIAETFLKDAVLYNTVRGMYGYTGYYKGKRVSAQGSGMGMPSIGIYSYELIHFYGVKNIIRVGSAGAFQPDLKLHDIVIGMGACTDSNYASQYKLPGTFAPIASFSLLEKAVNTAREKGIDVKVGNIVSGDVFYSEDEESLEKWRKMGVLAGEMEAAALYMNAARAGVNALCLVTISDCLFSGQACSAEERQVAFTKMIEVALELA from the coding sequence ATGGATTTTAGGACTCCTACACCGCATAACAATGCTAATCTAGGTGACGTAGCAGAGACAGTATTAATGCCTGGAGATCCTCTAAGGGCCAAGTTTATAGCAGAAACATTTTTGAAGGATGCCGTTTTATATAACACAGTAAGAGGTATGTATGGATATACAGGATACTATAAAGGGAAAAGAGTATCAGCCCAGGGGTCAGGTATGGGCATGCCGTCTATTGGTATTTATTCATATGAGCTCATACATTTCTATGGTGTTAAAAATATTATAAGAGTAGGTTCTGCAGGTGCGTTCCAGCCGGATTTAAAACTACATGATATAGTAATCGGAATGGGGGCATGTACAGATTCTAATTATGCATCACAATATAAACTTCCAGGAACATTTGCTCCTATAGCCAGCTTTAGCTTACTGGAAAAAGCAGTAAATACAGCTAGAGAAAAGGGAATAGATGTGAAAGTGGGTAATATAGTTTCTGGAGATGTTTTCTATAGTGAAGACGAAGAGAGCTTAGAAAAATGGAGAAAGATGGGGGTGTTAGCAGGAGAAATGGAGGCAGCAGCACTATATATGAATGCTGCAAGGGCAGGTGTAAACGCACTGTGCCTTGTAACTATCTCTGACTGCTTGTTTAGTGGACAAGCATGTTCTGCAGAGGAGAGACAGGTTGCGTTTACTAAAATGATAGAAGTAGCATTAGAATTGGCGTAG